The Panicum hallii strain FIL2 chromosome 9, PHallii_v3.1, whole genome shotgun sequence genome has a window encoding:
- the LOC112872750 gene encoding leucine-rich repeat receptor-like protein kinase PEPR2, translating into MVTRRRLHLLLMVRVTCDAAGHVVELSLPGAGLSGKLDAFDFAASPNLTKLNLKNNSLVGAIPYRLCKLPSIAWLDLGSNYLTNPDYSRLSPMPALEYMSVSRNKLNGAFPQFILSCTNLIFLDLSKNAFNGPIPDLLAKMTPNLVHLNLSSNMFSGTIPRSLAQLSKLLELRLRSNIFSGGFPEMLTTMSTLQVFTLGNNSLSGSMPMGIGNLTSLQVLGLTNNNFTGPLPMSIGKMKHLRAFHLFNNNLNGAIPPAVGNMTALQQLFLGNNNLNGTIPLEIGNMTALRQLDLRNNQLEGEVPATITLLQNLNYLALGTNRFTGTIPLDLGRRQTHNLIGLANNSFYGELPQGLCRSFTLEVLALNNNNLSGTLPSCIRNCSNLQSLRLRQNHLSGNIPQILGVHSNLTVLDVSKNQFSGTLPPTFCHILLF; encoded by the coding sequence ATGGTCACCAGAAGGCGACTCCACCTGCTGCTCATGGTTCGCGTCACATGTGACGCTGCAGGCCATGTCGTTGAACTTAGCCTTCCCGGTGCTGGGCTCAGCGGCAAGCTTGATGCCTTCGACTTTGCTGCATCTCCAAACCTCACCAAGCTCAACCTCAAGAACAACAGCCTTGTAGGTGCCATCCCCTATCGCCTCTGCAAGCTTCCTAGCATTGCCTGGTTGGATCTGGGATCCAATTACCTGACCAACCCAGACTACAGTAGGCTCTCTCCAATGCCAGCCTTGGAGTACATGTCGGTGTCCAGAAATAAGCTTAATGGAGCATTTCCACAGTTCATCCTCAGCTGCACCAACTTGATATTTCTTGACCTGTCAAAAAATGCTTTCAATGGTCCTATACCAGACTTGCTGGCCAAGATGACCCCGAATTTGGTGCACCTGAACTTGTCTTCGAATATGTTTTCAGGGACAATACCAAGATCACTTGCGCAGCTGTCAAAGCTCCTAGAGCTACGACTCAGATCGAATATTTTCAGTGGAGGGTTCCCGGAGATGCTCACCACAATGTCCACGTTGCAGGTCTTTACACTGGGGAATAACAGCCTCAGTGGGTCGATGCCTATGGGTATTGGTAACTTAACAAGCTTGCAGGTCCTGGGGCTGACAAATAACAACTTTACTGGACCACTTCCCATGTCGATTGGAAAGATGAAGCATCTTCGAGCATTTCATCTCTTCAACAACAACCTCAACGGGGCAATACCACCGGCGGTTGGAAACATGACTGCACTGCAACAACTCTTCCTTGGGAACAACAACCTCAATGGCACCATACCACTGGAGATTGGAAACATGACTGCATTGCGACAACTTGATCTTAGGAACAACCAACTGGAAGGTGAAGTACCTGCAACAATCACATTGCTCCAAAATCTCAACTATCTAGCACTGGGCACCAACAGATTCACGGGTACAATACCTCTAGATCTTGGCCGCAGGCAGACACACAATCTCATCGGTTTAGCCAACAATAGCTTCTATGGAGAGTTACCACAAGGCCTATGCAGATCTTTTACATTAGAAGTGCTCGCTCTAAACAACAATAACTTGTCAGGCACGTTGCCATCATGCATAAGAAACTGTTCAAATTTACAATCTCTTAGGCTGAGGCAAAACCACCTTTCTGGCAACATACCGCAGATACTTGGAGTCCATTCCAACCTAACTGTTCTTGATGTCTCCAAAAATCAATTTAGTGGAACACTTCCTCCAACTTTCTGTCATATACTTCTCTTCTGA
- the LOC112875352 gene encoding MDIS1-interacting receptor like kinase 2-like, which produces MLQHMTLLYASVFPLVFMACATSKPQEEALLQWKASLADANSVSSWSPTGSSTCCSWLGVTCDAAGHVVELSLPSAGLRGQLDSFDFAAFPNLTKLNLNNNSLVGDIPFRFSKLPNIVWLDLGSNYLTKPDYSRMSPMPTLEHISMWGNKLGGMFPEFILSCTNLIFLDLSKNAFHGPIPDALAKMTPNLVYLNLSWNGFSGTIPRSLAQLPNLQDLRLGSNIFRGGFPEMLTTISTLQFLSLSNNTLSGSIPMGIGNLTSLQYLSLSNNTLSGSIPTGIGNLTSLQVLRLSNNQFTGPLPTLIGSMEHLEALYLANNSLNGPIPPAIGNMTALQFLLLENNNLNGTIPPEIGNMTALQQLDLRNNQLEDPGRIE; this is translated from the exons ATGCTACAGCACATGACTCTCCTCTATGCCTCCGTTTTCCCTCTGGTTTTCATGGCATGCGCCACCAGCAAACCACAAGAAGAAGCACTTCTCCAATGGAAAGCCTCGTTAGCCGATGCCAATTCTGTGTCTTCATGGTCACCAACGGGCAGCTCCACCTGCTGCTCGTGGTTGGGCGTCACATGTGATGCCGCGGGCCATGTCGTTGAGCTTAGCCTTCCAAGTGCTGGGCTCAGGGGCCAGCTTGACTCCTTCGATTTTGCTGCTTTTCCAAACCTGACGAAGCTCAACCTCAACAACAACAGCCTTGTAGGTGACATCCCCTTTCGCTTCAGCAAGCTTCCTAATATTGTCTGGTTGGATCTGGGATCCAACTACTTGACCAAGCCAGATTACAGTAGGATGTCGCCGATGCCAACTTTGGAGCACATCTCGATGTGGGGCAATAAACTTGGTGGAATGTTTCCAGAGTTCATCCTCAGCTGCACCAATTTGATATTTCTTGACCTGTCAAAGAATGCTTTCCATGGGCCAATACCAGATGCACTGGCCAAGATGACCCCAAATTTGGTGTATCTGAACTTGTCTTGGAATGGGTTTTCAGGGACAATACCAAGGTCGCTTGCGCAGTTGCCAAATCTCCAGGATCTACGACTCGGATCAAATATTTTCAGAGGAGGGTTCCCTGAGATGCTCACCACAATATCCACGTTGCAGTTCCTTTCGTTGAGCAATAACACGCTCAGTGGGTCAATTCCAATGGGAATCGGCAACTTGACAAGTTTGCAGTACCTTTCATTGAGCAATAACACGCTCAGTGGGTCGATTCCAACGGGGATTGGGAACTTGACAAGTTTGCAGGTCCTGCGGCTGTCAAATAATCAATTTACTGGACCACTTCCCACGCTGATTGGAAGCATGGAGCATCTTGAAGCATTGTATCTTGCCAACAACAGTCTCAATGGGCCAATACCACCGGCAATTGGAAATATGACTGCACTGCAATTTCTTCTCCTTGAAAATAACAATCTCAATGGCACCATACCACCAGAGATTGGAAACATGACCGCACTGCAACAACTTGATCTTAGGAACAACCAACTGGAAG ATCCTGGACGTATCGAATAA